The sequence TTCCGGTTTTGCTGGATGGTTTTATTACAACTGCCGCTGCGCTGGTGGCAGTAAAAAATAAACCCGAGGTCGCCGATTGGTTGCTGGCTAGCCATTGTTCTGATGAAAAGGGCCATGGTCATGCACTAGCTGCTTTGCAGCTTGAGCCTATCTTGCAACTTGGTCTGCGTTTAGGCGAAGCCAGCGGTGCAGCGCTCACCCTGCCCCTTATCCAGAGTGCCCTTGCTTTGCACCGCGATATGGCAACGTTTTCATCGGCAGGGATTGCAACAAAGTAAATTTTCTTCTTTCGATAGAAGTAATGATCCATATCAAAACCTAAATCTTGAAATACGGAGGCCACAGATAATACGGATAAAACCTTGCTATGTTTTTCTCTATGGCCCTCCGTGTTCTCCTTTTTCTCTGTGGTTTAAGATTTGGGTTTTATGCTGGAATAGAGTTTTTGCTACTACTTAACTTTTATGCTGTTTTTTGTGTGTTTAGTGTTCTTGTGTATCTCTGTGTTTACAGACTTTTTTCAGCCTTCGGTATTAAATCATGAGTAGTTTTCGTCTTACGCTTTTGCGGCATGGCGCAACCATTGCTCCAGCGGGGATATTAACTGGCCATACGGATCTGCCCTTGTCGGCCCTGGGTGAGCAGCAAATGGCTGGTCGAAATAATTACTTTTCCCGTTTCCCTCCAAGCAGTATTGCCAGCTCTGATCTATGCCGCTGTGCAGGTTTTGCCCGGCAATTGGCGGGAAAGGCAGGACTGGATTGCCATATAGATAGTAAGCTGCGTGAAATGAATTTTGGCGAGTTAGATGGCTTAGCTAAGGCTCAATGGAGTGAAGCACAGCAAGCTGCCTGGGCGCTTTGGTCACAAAATCCTGAGGCAAATACGGGAGCGGATATTGAAAGCTGGGTGAGTTTTTCTGCCCGGGTAAATGCTGCTTTTCGTGCCTGGCTACAAGTTAGCCATGGGAATCACCGGGTGATGATTACCCACGGTGGCGTAGCTAAGGCCTTATTACTCAATTGGCTGGGCTTGCCTGCCGTACGGCATAATCAATTTTGGCTGGCGCACGCGGGGATGATTACGCTTTATTGGGATGATGAGTACCTGCCTATTTTGCAGGGGATTGATAATGAAGTTCTGTTGGGTGCGTGAGCAATTGGAATAGGCGTGCGAACAAAACCCAAATACTGAACTACTTAGGTTCCTGAGAACACGGAGTTTCACAGAGAAAACCAAGATAAATGATCCGTTTTTTCATGCCTTATGTGTTTTTTGTGGGTATTTGCTTTGTTTTTAGCGCACCTGGGTCATTACGAAATAGGAATAAAGAATGAAATTTGACTGGCGCGAGCCTGTGTTGGCGGTGCAGTTTTTGACTCGTTTGCCTACGCCGCAGATTCGTCATTTTGAGCCTGCTTTACTTGCAGCTGCCGCGCCGTGGTTTCCTCTGGTAGGCCTATTGATTGGTGTTTTTTTAAGCACGGTGGTATTTCTTGCTGCCAAAGCAGACCCCTGGCTGGCGGCTTTGGCGGGGTTTTTGCTCTGGACGTGGATTACTGGTGGGCTGCATTTAGATGGCCTTGCCGATATGTCGGATGGCTTAGGCGCTGCGCATCGTGATCCGGAACGCTTTTTGGCGGTGCTGAAAGACCCGCATCTGGGGAGCTTTGGTGTGTTGGCGCTGATTTGCCAGTCTGCCGCCAAGCTGGTGCTCTTAATGCTGCTGGCAAAACAGCAAGAATGGCTGGCGCTTTTGCTGATCCCCGCATGGGCGCGCTTTGGTGTTTTGTACTGGAGCCGATTACCCCCTTTAGCTTCTGGTATGGCTGAGCAATTTGCCTGGCAAAAAACCAGCGTGTCACTGTATATTCTTTTGATTTTACTGCTGCTGATGTCTTATTTTATTGCCCCTGCATTATTGACGGCTCCCTTGTTAATCTGGGCTTATGCCAAGTGGTTAATGCATAAATTGGGCGGAATGACAGGAGATTGCCTGGGGGCGGGGATAGAAATAACTGAAACTGGGCTGTTATTTTGCATGCTTGTTTTGCTCATATAGGGCGCGCAAGAAAAACGACTCGCACACCTTATGAAAAAAACGCTGATTCTGGTGTTTATAGGAATGGTTTATGAAAATTATCCGCAATATTGAAGTTTGGGAAAAAGGTATGGATGGCGGTTTTGCAGGGCATTTGGCGATTACCGAAACCATTAGCGTTGAGTTTCTGTTTAGCTTATTTCGCAATGAACAAGATCAGCCTGATCCTGAAATGAAGCTCTCTTATATGCTGGATGCTGCCCGTATTGCCCTGCTGCAACCCTATGTGGCCGAGTTGATGAATTTGACGAAATATGATTATATTCTGACCGCCCACGGTCAGCCTGATTATTAAAATTGCTGTCTAAAGCAGGCATTCTGTTCGCTTTGCAAACTTGTGTCGAAAGTATTTGACTCTGATCAAATACACTATATATAGCTAAGCATTCGGATATTAAACACCATATATTGTGGTCTGTAAAAACATTCTACCCTGATCCAGGTGGGAAAAATGACCATATACCCGCAATATGTGTTAAAACGTGATGGCCGCATCGCGGCGTTTGATGTTGATAAAATTCGCCTTGCGCTGCTAAATGCCAGCCGCGTAACTGGTGAGTTTGATGAGGCAGAAGCAATACGCTTAAGCGAGCTGGTTAGCAGTCGCCTGCAAGGGGATCTCACCCCTTCCATTGAGCAGATTCAGGACCAGGTTGAAGAAACCCTGCTGCAATATCATTATTTAAAAACCGTTCGTGCTTATATTGCTTATCGCAGCCAGCATGCGCGTTTGCGCTCGGATGTGCGAACGGTAGTGGATGTTGAATCATCGATTAATGAATATTTGGATCAATCAGACTGGCGGGTGAATGCCAATGCCAATCAGGGCTGGAGCCTGGGTGGGCTGATTTTAAATACCAGCGGCAAAATGATTGCCAATTACTGGTTAAACCATGTTTATCCGCCTGCTATTGGTGAGGCACATCGCTCTGGTGCGATGCATATTCATGACCTGGATATGCTGTCTGGCTATTGTGCAGGCTGGTCTTTGCGCCGCCTTTTGCAAGAAGGTTTTAATGGCGTGCCGGGTAAGGTAGAAGCCAAGCCACCCAAGCATTTTTCTGCAGCTATCGGGCAAATTGTTAATTTTTTAGGCACTTTGCAAAATGAATGGGCGGGTGCGCAGGCATTTAGCTCGTTTGATACCTATATGGCGGCATTTGTTCGTGCAGATAATTTGCAATATACACAGGTAAAGCAGTATATCCAGGAGCTGATTTACAATTTGAATGTGCCTAGCCGCTGGGGCACACAAACGCCATTTACAAATCTGACTTTTGACTGGATTTGCCCGGAAGACCTGCGCGAACAGATTCCCTATGTAGGTGGCAGGGAAATGCCATTTAATTATGGTGAATTGCAGGCCGAAATGGATATGATTAATCGTGCCTATATCGAAGTGATGATGGAGGGCGATGCACTGGGCCGTGTATTTACTTTCCCGATTCCCACTTACAATATCACCAAAGATTTTGCCTGGGATCACCCCAATACTGATTTGTTATTTGAAATGACGGCCAAATACGGCCTGCCCTATTTCCAGAATTTTTTAAATTCAGATTTAGAGCCGCATATGGTACGTTCAATGTGCTGCCGCTTGCAGCTTGATCTGCGTGAATTATTAAAGCGCGGTAATGGCTTATTCGGCTCGGCAGAGCAGACCGGCTCGCTGGGCGTGGTGACCATTAATTGCGCGCGGATTGGTTATGAATTCAAAGGTAATGAAGCGGGTTTGTTGTCACGAATTGATACGCTAATGGAGCTGGCCAAACAATCTTTGGAAATTAAACGCAAATTAATCGGCCGCTTAATTGATGGTGGTCTTTATCCTTATACCAAGCGCTATCTGGGCACGCTGCGCAATCATTTTAGTACGCTGGGGGTAAATGGTATTAACGAGATGATTCGCAATTTTAGTGATGATCAGCATGATATCAGCTCTGACGCGGGCTATGCCTTGGCAATTCGCCTGCTGGATCATATCCGCGCCAAAATGAGCGAGTTTCAGGAAGAAACCGGCCATCTTTATAATCTGGAAGCCACGCCAGCCGAAGGCACGACTTATCGTTTTGCTAAAGAAGATAAAAAGGCTTATCCCGATATTTTGCAGGCCGGTACGATAGATCAGCCTTTTTATACTAATTCCAGCCAGCTGCCGGTTGGTTTCACTGATGATCCGTTTGAGGCCTTGGGCCGTCAGCAGGAATTACAGCGTAAATACACCGGTGGCACTGTCTTGCATCTGTATATGAACGAGGCGATTTCCAGCCCTGTGGCGTGTAAAGCATTGGTGAAAAAAGCACTGACAAATTATCGCCTGCCCTATATCACCATCACGCCCACTTTTTCTATCTGCCCGAAGCATGGCTACCTGAGCGGCCACCATGAGTTTTGCCCGAAGTGCGATGGCGAGCTACTGGCGAAGAAATGCTGTGCTACAAATTAAAGGCTGAAAATTGTATAGATACGGAAGATAAGAAAGTATGCAGAGTAAGGTAAGGAGACTTCAGGGTTTTTGCAGCTATCTGGCTTGCAGCCTGGTTTAGTCGCCGTGCAATTTGGGTTACGCCTGCTGATGCTATCCACATATTATGAGAGCAGTTTTAGCTGTAAATATTTTTAATATATCGAACTTTTGCAGCTAAAGCTGCTCTTGCAAAATAGTATTGCTTGAGCGGGTAGGATCAAGTTTTATCGATTCTAATATGTGGTCTATTTATGAAATAAATTCTTAGTTTTTCTCTATATGCTTTGTGTTTTCTTTGTCATTTCTGTGCCTGCAGATTTTTTGAATGTACATTTTTAAAAATTGGAAAAAAATTATGAGTGATTTATCAGTTCAAACCAAGCTGGCTCCTGAACTAAAAGATGAAGAGCGTACCCGTTGTGAAATCTGGACTCGGGTGATGGGGTATCACCGGCCGGTAAGCAGTTTTAATATTGGTAAGAAAGGTGAGTTTAAAGAACGGCAATTTTTTAACGAATGTAATACCGCGCCATAATGACAGCCGAACCCAAAATTGGCGGCTTGGTGCCGTTTTCCAGTTGTGATTACCCTGGTGAGCTGGCTTGTGTCGTCTTTTTGGCAGGTTGTCCGTGGCGCTGTGCTTATTGCCATAATCCTCATTTACAGGCCCGCGAGCAGCATGATTCAGCTCCGCAGTGGGATGAAATCCTGATCTGGCTAAAAACGCGCCGAGGTCTTTTGGATGCGGTAGTTTTTTCGGGG comes from Iodobacter ciconiae and encodes:
- the cobS gene encoding adenosylcobinamide-GDP ribazoletransferase, translating into MKFDWREPVLAVQFLTRLPTPQIRHFEPALLAAAAPWFPLVGLLIGVFLSTVVFLAAKADPWLAALAGFLLWTWITGGLHLDGLADMSDGLGAAHRDPERFLAVLKDPHLGSFGVLALICQSAAKLVLLMLLAKQQEWLALLLIPAWARFGVLYWSRLPPLASGMAEQFAWQKTSVSLYILLILLLLMSYFIAPALLTAPLLIWAYAKWLMHKLGGMTGDCLGAGIEITETGLLFCMLVLLI
- a CDS encoding histidine phosphatase family protein; amino-acid sequence: MSSFRLTLLRHGATIAPAGILTGHTDLPLSALGEQQMAGRNNYFSRFPPSSIASSDLCRCAGFARQLAGKAGLDCHIDSKLREMNFGELDGLAKAQWSEAQQAAWALWSQNPEANTGADIESWVSFSARVNAAFRAWLQVSHGNHRVMITHGGVAKALLLNWLGLPAVRHNQFWLAHAGMITLYWDDEYLPILQGIDNEVLLGA
- the nrdD gene encoding anaerobic ribonucleoside-triphosphate reductase; the protein is MSDLSVQTKLAPELKDEERTRCEIWTRVMGYHRPVSSFNIGKKGEFKERQFFNECNTAP
- a CDS encoding ribonucleoside triphosphate reductase — its product is MTIYPQYVLKRDGRIAAFDVDKIRLALLNASRVTGEFDEAEAIRLSELVSSRLQGDLTPSIEQIQDQVEETLLQYHYLKTVRAYIAYRSQHARLRSDVRTVVDVESSINEYLDQSDWRVNANANQGWSLGGLILNTSGKMIANYWLNHVYPPAIGEAHRSGAMHIHDLDMLSGYCAGWSLRRLLQEGFNGVPGKVEAKPPKHFSAAIGQIVNFLGTLQNEWAGAQAFSSFDTYMAAFVRADNLQYTQVKQYIQELIYNLNVPSRWGTQTPFTNLTFDWICPEDLREQIPYVGGREMPFNYGELQAEMDMINRAYIEVMMEGDALGRVFTFPIPTYNITKDFAWDHPNTDLLFEMTAKYGLPYFQNFLNSDLEPHMVRSMCCRLQLDLRELLKRGNGLFGSAEQTGSLGVVTINCARIGYEFKGNEAGLLSRIDTLMELAKQSLEIKRKLIGRLIDGGLYPYTKRYLGTLRNHFSTLGVNGINEMIRNFSDDQHDISSDAGYALAIRLLDHIRAKMSEFQEETGHLYNLEATPAEGTTYRFAKEDKKAYPDILQAGTIDQPFYTNSSQLPVGFTDDPFEALGRQQELQRKYTGGTVLHLYMNEAISSPVACKALVKKALTNYRLPYITITPTFSICPKHGYLSGHHEFCPKCDGELLAKKCCATN